Genomic segment of Oceanimonas sp. GK1:
CAAATAATTAAGGGAACGCCGGCCTGGACCGGCACCTCCCTGAATCCGACCTTAAACCCGCTCAATCAGGGTAGCAATACCCTGGCCGACACCCACACACATGGTGCACAGGGCCAGGCGCTTGTTCTGCCGGTGCAGCTCGTGGGCGGCGGTTTGCAGCAGGCGGGCGCCGGACATGCCGAGCGGGTGGCCCAGGGCAATGGCGCCGCCGTTAGGGTTGACTCTGGGGTCGTCGTCCTTCAGCCCCAGCTCCCGCATGCAGGCCAGGGCCTGGGCGGCAAAGGCTTCGTTGAACTCGAACAGGTCGATGTCGTCCATGGTCAGGTTGTGCCGCTCCAGCAGCTTGCGTACCGCCGGCACCGGGCCAATGCCCATGATGCGCGGCTCAACGCCACCGGTGGCCATGCCCAGCACGCGGGCCATGGGTTTGAGACCGTGGCGCTGCACCGCTGCTTCGCTGGCGATCAGCATGGCGGCGGCACCGTCGTTCACCCCGGAGGCGTTACCGGCGGTGATGCTGCCACCGGCCCGGAAGGGCGTCGGCAGCCTGGCCAGCTTCTCTGCCGTGGTGTCCGGGCGCAGGTGCTCGTCGTCGGCAAAGATCAGCGGCTCCTGCTTGCGGCGGGGAATCTCCACCGGCACGATTTCCTCGGCAAAACGGCCATTTTTCTGGGATTCAGCGGCTTTCTGCTGGGAACGAGCGGCAAAGGCGTCCTGATCTTCCCGGGAGATATTGAACTGTTCGGCGACGTTTTCCGCGGTTTCCGGCATGGAGTCCACGCCGTACTGGGCCTTCATCAGCGGGTTGATAAAGCGCCAGCCAATGGTGGTGTCTTCAATGGTCTGGGTACGGCTGAAGGCGGTGTCGGCCTTGCCCATCACGAAGGGGGCGCGGGACATGGACTCCACGCCGCCGGCCAGCACCAGATCCAGCTCACCGGCCTTAACGGCACGCACGGCGGTGCCCACGGCATCCATGCCCGAGCCGCACAGGCGGTTGATGGTGGTGCCGGGCACGCTCACCGGCAGGCCCGCCAGCAGGGACGACATGCGCGCCACGTTGCGGTTGTCTTCCCCGGCCTGGTTGGCGCAGCCCATGATGACTTCGTCGATGGCCGCCGGATCCAGCGCCGGTGCCTCGGCCAGCACCGCCTTGAACACATGAGCGGCCAGATCGTCGGGGCGGACCGCCGCCAGGGTGCCGCCGAAGCGACCGATGGCGGTGCGGCGGGGATGGCACAGATAAACGGGCTTCATTGGGCGGCCTCCTGGGATACCGGCTTGGCATGGTGTTCGGCGGTTCTGGCCTTGAGCGAGCGCAGTATCTCCAGCTCCTCGGCAGAGGGCTCGGGGGTCAGGGCCAGCTCATCGGCAAAGCGTACCGGCCAGCCGGTGGCCTCGCTTACCTGCTCTTTCGTTACGCCCGGATGCAAGGACACCACCACCAGCTCTTTGGTCTCGGCATCGGGGGCCATCACGCACAGGTCGGTGATCACCTTGGTCGGGCCCCGGCCGATGTTGGGCACGCCGTCGCGTCCCTTGCCGTCCCGGCCGTAGCCCAGGGTGGTGATGAAGTCGACGGCCTCAACAAAGGCCCGCGGCGAGTGCTTTAGGGTGATAAACACTTCCCGGGCGTTGGAGGCGATTTCGGGGGCGCCGCCACCACCGGGCAGGCGCACCTTGGGTGATTGATAGTCGCCGATCAGGGTGGTGTTGAGGTTGGCGTAGCGGTCAATCTGGGCGGTACCCAGAAAGCCCACATCGATATGGCCGCCCTGCAGCCAGTAGCGGAACATCTCCGGCACCGCCACCGTGGTCAGCGCCTGCTCGCACAGCTCGCCGTCGCCGATGGACAGGGGCAGGATGTCGGGCTTGGTTTGCAGGGTGCCGGATTCATAGATCAGCACCACCTCGGGGGCGTGGGTCAGGCGTGCCAGGTTGGCCGCCTCGCTGGGCAGGCCGATGCCCACAAAACAGGTCATGCCGTTGCTCAGGGCTCGGGCGGCGGTGACCGTCATCATTTCGGAAGCGGTGTATTCGAGCGTCATTATGCCTGCCCTCCTGCGTTGTATACGTTTTTATCCAGCCACTGGTTGAAGGTGTCACGATCCCGGGAGATCGCGTCCCATTCCTTGTAGAAGCTGTTATTTCTCGGATAGTAGCCGTGGGCGTAGGACGGCGCCGCGCCCCCTTTCACCTCGGCGATGGCATCGATGGCCCAGCCCGGGATCACGCAGGCATTGGGGTCGGCCTGCAGGTCGTCGACGATTTCTTCCACGGTGACGATGCTGTGCTTGGCCGCCAGTACCGCTTCCTTCTGCACCCCGACGATGCCGGAGACCAGCACGTTGCCCTGCCGGTCGGCGCGCTGGGCATGGATGATGCTCACATCGGGCCGCACCGCCGGCACCGCCGCCAGCCGTTCACCGGTGAAAGGGCATTCGATAAAGCGGATCTGCGGGTTCACCTTGGGCAGGTCGCTGCCGATGTAGCCGCGCAGCACCGCCAGCGGCAGGCCGGCGGCACCCGCTTCATAGGCGCAGGCCATGGCGGCGTGGCTGTGTTCGAAAATCTCGAGGGGCTGGGGGTAGCCCTTCTCCACCGCGTCGCGCAGCCGGTGCAGGGAACCCACGCCGGGGTTGCCGCCCCAGGAGAAGATCAGCCGCTCGGCACAACCGGCGCCGATCAGCTGGTCGTAGATAATGTCCGGGGTCATGCGGATCAGCGTCAGCCGGCGCCTTTCCTGACGGATGATTTCATGACCCGCCGCAAAGGGGATCAGGTGGGTAAAACCCTCCATGGCGACGGTGTTGCCGTCCTGGAGGTAACGAGCGACCGCGTCGTGCAGGCTCATGAATTGGGCCATGGGTATCGCCTCCCTGGTGAATTTAGAGTTCGCATTACGAACTTGGGTTTGCATTGCGAACATATTTACACCCATTTACCGAGGCTGGCAAACCCCCGACCCTGTCATTTTTTTGAAATAACAATTAACTGCCTGAAAATAATAAGGTTATTTTTTATCCATCAGAATGATGAAACGGAAGGGGAAACAACAAGTGTTCGTTATGCGAACTTTTGCTACCATGGACGGCAGCCAATCCAGGACGACAACAGCGAGAAAATGATGATCACAGACGACAGGCTCAGCCCCGACAGCCGGGACTTCGTGGCCGCCCTGGCCAGCGGCCTGGAAGTATTGCAGGCCTTCGACCAACAGCACCCGCGCATGACCCTGAGCGAGGTGGCGGCCAAAACCGGCATGGACAGGGCCAAGGCGCGGCGCTTTCTGCTCACCCTGCACGCCCTCGGCTACCTGGACAAGCAACAGCGCCATTTCGCCCTGACCCCGCGAGTGCTGCAGCTGGGCAACGCCTTTCTGGCCGCCAACCCCTACCGGGTGGTGATCCAGCACTACCTGGAGGAGATCACTCGGGAGATCGGCGAGTCCACCTCCCTGGGCGTGCTCGACGGCGACGACGTGGTCTATATCGCCCGCTCCGCCGCCGAGCACCGGCTGATGGCCATTCGCCTGTCGGTGGGCACCCGGCTGCCTGCCGCCTACACCTCCATGGGCCGGGTGCTGCTGGCTCAATTGCCCGAGGCCGAGCTGGCCGCCTGCCTGGCGCGGGTGCCACTGCAGGCCCACACAGAACACAGCATTACCGACCGGGCAGAACTGCGCCGGGCCATCGAGCAGGTGCGCCGCCAGGGCTACGCCATCGTCGATCAGGAGCTGGATTCGGGCCTGCGCTCGGTGGCGGTGCCGGCCTTCGATCAGCGGGGGCAATTGCTCGGCGCCATCAACATCAGCACCAACGCCGCCCGGGTGGACATGGACACCCTCACCGCCCGCTTCCTGCCGTTGCTGCAGGACAAGGCCAGGCAGATTCAGGAAAGCCTGCAGGGCTGAGGGCGCGACCGGCTCAGGGGTAACGCCCGGTCAGCCGGTTTTCCACCAGCTCCGCCAGTATGGTGTTAACCAGCCGCATCGCCGCATTGGGGTTCTCACCCCGGCGGCGGGAGGCGATCACCGGTATGGTGAGCTTTTCGTCCCCCACCGGCACAAACTCCACCCCTTCCCGCTTCAGCTTGTGCACCTGCTCGGGCACCAGGGCAAAGCCCATGTCCGAGGCCACCAGCGACAGCGCCGTCTGCAGATCGTTAACCTGCTGGATCACATTCACTTTCAGGCCCCGGCGGTGAAACAGCCCCTGGGCAATGTCGGCAAAGCTGGGGCCGGAAACGGCAGGAAAGGCCACCATGGGCACCTGCGCCAGCTCTGCCATGGTGGGTGACTGGCGGGTCAGGGGATGGGACGCGGGCAGGGCCGCGATCAGCGGCTCGTTGAACAGCACCTCCTGCTCCACGTCGGCGTCCTCGATGTGCACCCGGCCAAAACCGATGTCGATCTTGCCGCTTTTGAGCGCCTCCACCTGCTCCTGAGTCTTGAGCTCGTGCAGCACGATTTCCAGGTTCTTGTTGCGCCGCAGCCGGCGCACCATAAAGGGCAGCTGGCCGTAAAACACCGAGGGCACAAAACCGATGGCGAACACGGTTTTGCGCAGCTGGGCGATTTGCCGGGTGCCCTCTATGCTGGCGTCCAGCTTGTCCATGATGGTGCGGGCCTGCTGCAGGAAGTACAGCCCCCCCTGGGTCAGCTCCAGCCCCCGTGCCTTGCGAATGAACAGCTGTACCTCCAGCTCCTCTTCCAGTTGCTTGATCTGCCGGGTCAGGGGCGGCTGGGCGATAAACAACCGCTCCGCCGCCCGGGTCAGGTTCAGCTCCTCCGCCACCGCGATGAAATAACGCAGGTGTCTCAGCTCCATCCATACCTCCAGGGTATTGGTTGCGACTTAATCAATATTGGTGGCCATGACAACGCAAATGTAACCTCCTTGCAACACCGAGTTATCACGAACGCGAAAGAGGCCACATGTCAGCAACCATTCAGTCCATCGACGCCATTCTGGTCGACATCCCGACCATACGCCCGCACAAGCTGTCCATGACCACCATGGGCGTGCAGACCATGGTGATCGTGCGTGTTCGGGACTCCGACGGTCTGGAAGGTCTCGGCGAAGCCACCACCATCGGCGGCCTGGCCTACGGCCCGGAAAGCCCCGAAAGCGTCAAGCTGACCATCGACACCTACTTCGCTCCCCTGCTGCTGAACCAGCCGGCGGACGCCATCAATACCTTAAGGGTAAGGCTCAACCGGGCCACTCGCGGCAACAACCTGGCCAAGTCCGCCATTGAAACCGCCCTGCTCGACCTGCTGGGCAAGCGCCTGAACCAGCCCCTGCACCAGCTGCTCGGCGGCGCCGTGCACCAGCACATTCCGGTGCTCTGGACCCTGGCCAGCGGCGACACCGCCCGGGACATTGACGAGGCCAAAAGCCTGATCGCCGCCCAGCGCCACTGCGACTTCAAGCTCAAAATCGGCTCCCGCCCGCTGATGGACGACGTGCGCCATGTGGCGGCCATCAAGGCGGCCGTAGGCGACAGCGCCAGCGTGCGGGTCGACGTCAACCAGGCCTGGGATGAAAGCACCGCCGCCCGGGGCATGGCCGAACTGCAGGCCGCCGGCATCGATCTGGTGGAACAACCCACCCCGATGAAGGACTTCGGCGCCCTGGTGCGGCTGTCGCAAAAATTCCACCTGCCGATCCTGGCGGACGAAGCGGTGGCCGACGCCCGCGACATGTTCGCCCTGGCCTCGGCCGGTTTCTCCGGCTCGGTGGCGCTCAAGATCGCCAAGGCCGGCGGCCCGCTGCGGGCGCTGGAAGTGGCCCATGTGGCCAGCGCCGCCGGCATCGGCCTCTACGGCGGCACCCTGCTGGAAGGCACCATCGGCACCGTGGCCGCCCTGCACGCCTGGTCCACCCTGGACACCCTGCACTGGGGCACCGAGATGTTCGGCCCGCTGCTGCTGAAGGACGACATCGTGACCACGCCGCTAAATTTCCATCGCAACGGCGTCTCCCTGCCCGAAGGGCCGGGCCTGGGCGTCACTATCAACGAAGACAAGTTGGCCGAATACCGCCGCCCGTAACCCGTTGCCAGCTCACCCGCTACAGGAGAAAAACATGCTGTTCAAAGTTGAAATGAAGGTAAATATTCCTCACGACATGCCCGCCGAAGTGGCCGCCGAGATCAAGGCCCGGGAGAAGGCCTACGCCCAGGAGCTGCAGGCTCAGGGCAAATGGCGCCACCTGTGGCGGGTGGCCGGCAGCTACGCCAACGTCAGCATTTTCGACGTGGCCGACAATGCCGAGCTGCAGGACCTGATAAGCGCCCTGCCGCTGTTTCCCTACATGGACATTAGTGTCGCGCCCCTGTGCCGGCATCCGTCCTCCATCCATCAGGATGACCGCTGATTCAACACTCTGTACCCCTACGACCAAATAACAACGCAAGGAGCAAGGCAATGTCCGTCAAGACCATGCACACCCAGGAAGTTAAAGAACTGCTGGAAAAAGTAGCCGGCCTGAACCAGACCGGCGGCAACGAGCGGGTAAAAACCATCGTTCACCGTGTGATGCACGATGTCTTCCAGATCATTGAAGATCTCGACATCACGCCCGAAGAATTCTGGAACGCCGTCTACTACATCAACGACCTGGGCAAGAACGGCGAAGCCGCCCTGCTGGCTCCCGGCCTGGGCATGGACAAGTACCTGGACATCCGCATGGATGCCGAGGACGAGCAGGCCGGCCTGGCCGGCGGTACTCCGCGTACCATCGAAGGCCCCCTTTACGTGGCCGGCGCCCCGGTATCCGAGGGCTTCGCCCGCATGGACGACGGCACTCAGGATGGCGAAACCATGATCCTCACCGGTGTGGTCACCGACGAAAACGGCAAGCCGCTGCCCAACACCCTGGTTGAAATCTGGCACGCCGACCTCAAGGGCGGCTACTCCTACTTCGACAAGTCTCAAAGCGAGTACAACCTGCGTCGCAGCATCCTGACCGATGCCGAGGGCCGCTACACCGCTCAGAGCATTATTCCGTCCGGTTACGGCTGCCCGCCCGAAGGCTCCACCCAGGCTCTGCTCAACCAGCTCGGCCGTCACGGCCGCCGTCCGGCCCACATCCACTTCTTCGTGTCCAAGCCGGGCCACAAGCACCTGACCACCCAGATCAACCTGGCCGGTGACGAGTACACCTACGACGATTTCGCCTTCGCCACCCGCGAAGAGCTGGTGTGTGACGCGGTGCGCATTGAAGACGCCGCCGCCGCCGAGCAATACGGCCTGAACAAACCGTTCACCAAGGTGGAATTCAACATTCAGCTGGTCGTCTCCGACAAACCCGAGCACCAGCAGCGCCACGAGCGCAAACGCGCCCTGGAAGCCTGAACCGTTTAATTCCCATCAAACCAAGAGATTGCCGGCCGCCCACGGTGTGAGCGGCCCGGGAAGACTCACGCCCGACAACGGCATCACATGGAGTGACGACAGATGACTCGCCAACTCGACCGACTTGAAAACAAGATCCGCCACGCGGTGGAAGCCGACGCCCAGAGCGGCCACTACCGCTGCGATCGCAGCATTTTCACCGACCAGGAGCTGTTTGACCTGGAGATGAAGCACATCTTCGAAGGCAACTGGATCTACCTGGCCCACGAGAGCCAGGTGGAAAATCCGGGTGATTACTTCACCACCACCGTCGGCCGCCAGCCGGTGGTGATCACCCGCACCAAGGACGGCGAGCTGCGCGCCCTGCTCAACACCTGCTCCCACCGGGGTGCCACCCTGTGCCGCAAAAAGCGTGGCAACAAGACTTCCTTTACCTGCCCCTTCCACGGCTGGACCTTCAAGAACGACGGTCAGTTGCTGAAGGCACGGGATCAGAAGAAGGGCGGCTACCCGGACAGCTTCAGCACCGATGGTTCCCACGATCTCAAGCAGTTGCCGAAGTTCGAATCCTACCGCGGCTTCCTGTTCGGCAGCCTCAGCGCCGACGTGCAGCCCTTGCGGGAATACCTGGGCGAAACCACCAAGATCATCGACAACATCGTCGATCAGGCGGAAGACGGCCTGGAAGTGCTGCGCGGCAGCTCCACCTACACCTATGAAGGCAACTGGAAGCTGACCGCCGAAAACGGCGCCGACGGCTACCACGTGGGCACGGTACACTGGAACTACCTGTCCACCATGAGCCAGCGCAACTACGAGAAGGGCGGCACCGAGGCGGTGGACGCCAAGAGCTGGTCCAACGAGGGCGGTTTCTATTCCTTCGACAACGGCCACATGATGCTGTGGACCCGGCTCACCAATCCCCAGGTGCGGCCGGTGTACAACCACCTGCAGCGGCTGGAGCAACAGCTGGGCGCGGCCCGGGCCGATGCCATCGTCAATACCACCAAGAACCTGTGCCTGTACCCGAATGTGTACCTGATGGACCAGTTCTCCACTCAGATCCGGGTGCTGCGCCCCATCTCCGTCAACAAGACCGAGATCACCATCTATTGCTGGGCACCGAAGAACGAGCCGGCCGCCGACCGCGCCAAGCGCATCCGCCAGTATGAAGACTTCTTCAACGTCAGCGGCATGGGTACGCCGGACGACCTGGAAGAATTCCGCGCCTGCCAGAACGGCTACCAGGCCAGCGGCCTGAAGTGGAACGACATGAGCCGGGGCGCCGCCCACTGGATCCAGGGCCCGGATGCCGGCGCCGACGCCATCGGCCTCAAGCCCATTCTGAGCGGTGCCAAGCCGGAAGACGAAGGGCTTTATGTCACTCACCACCAGCATTGGGTAAAAGAGATGCTGCAAGCGGTAGAAACCGAGCGTGCACGCATGATTTCCATCACCGAACAGGAGGCTTCCGAATGAGCATGAGCTTCGAACAAATCCAGGCTTTCATTCACCGTGAGGCCCGTTTGCTGGACGACCGCCAGTGGGATCAGTGGCTGCAGTGCTACCACGAAGACGTGATGTACTGGATGCCCGCCTGGGACGACGAGGATCAACTGACCGAGGATCCCCAGACCGAGATCTCGCTGATCTATTACCCGAACCGTAAGGGCCTGGAAGATCGCGTCTACCGCATCAAGACCGAGCGCTCCGGCGCAAGCTCCTTGCCGGAGCCGCGCACCACCCACCTGACCACCAACCTGGAGATCCTGGAGCAGGAAGGCACTACCGTGAAGCTGCGCTTCAACTGGCAGACCAACAGCCACCGCTACAACCAGACCCAGAGCTTCTTCGGCACCTCCTTCTACACCCTGGATACCAGCGGTGAGCAGCCGGTGATCACCGAGAAGAAGATCGTCCTGAACAACGACTACATCAATCAAGTGATTGATATCTATCACCTGTAACCGGTGGGGAGAGGATCATGAGCTACAACATAGCCCTCAACTTCGAAGACGGCGTCACCCGCTTCATCAACTGCAACCCGGGGGAAACCGTGCTGGACGCGGCCTACCGCAACCAGATCAAGCTGCCCATGGACTGCTCCGACGGCGTCTGTGGAACTTGCAAGGGCAGTTGCCGCCAGGGCAACTTCGACCTGGGCGACGACTACATTGACGAGGCCCTGACCGAGGAGGAAGTGGCCGAGGGTAAGGTGCTCACCTGCCAGATGGTGCCCTCCAGCGACTGCGTGGTGGAGATCCCCGCCCCCTCCACCCTGTGCAAGACCGGCCAGGTGGAGTTCGGCGGCACCCTGGCCGAGGTCAACCTGATCTCCCCCACCGCCATCGAACTCAAGGTGAACGCGGACCAGGAGATCCCCTTCCTGCCGGGCCAGTACGTCAACATCAAGGTGCCGGGCAGCGAGGAAAGCCGCGCCTACTCCTTCAGCTCGCGCCCGGGCAGCCGGGAGCTGAGCTTCCTGATCCGCAACGTGCCGGGCGGCCTGATGAGCTCCTGGCTGGTGGGCCAGGCCCGGGCCGGCGACCGGCTGAGCCTGACCGGCCCCATGGGGGTGTTCTACCTGCGCCCGGTGGCGCGTCCGGTGCTGATGCTGGCCGGCGGTACCGGCCTGGCGCCCTTCCTGGCGATGCTGGAAGAACTGAAGGTGAAAGGCTGCGACCAGCCGGTGCACCTGATCTACGGCGTGACCAACGACGACGACCTGGTCGGGATCGAGGCGCTGGAGCGCTTCGCCGCCGAGATCGAACATTTCAGCTTCAAGACGGTGGTGGCCAGTCCCGACAGCGCCCACCCGCGCAAGGGCTATGTCACCAACCATATGGAAGACGCTCCCCTCCAGCACGGCGAGGTGGACGTCTACCTGTGCGGTCCGCCGCCCATGGTGGACGCGGTGCTGGGCTACTTCCGGGAGCAGGGCATTCAGCCCACGTCCTTCCACTACGAGAAGTTCAGCCCCAGCGTGGCGGCCGTCGCGGAGCAGGTGGCATGAGTGCCCGCTTCACCGGCCGAGTGATGGTGATCACCGGCGCCGCCCAGGGCATAGGCCGGCGGGTGGCCGAGCGGGCGGCGGCAGAAGGCGCCCGCCTGGTGCTGGCGGATCTGGCGGATTACGTGCACGAACTGGCGGCCGCACTCGAACAACAGGGCACCGAGGCCCTGGCGGTGCAGGCCGATCTGGAAACCTGGGACGGGGCCGAGACCCTGATGACCAAAGCCCATGAACGGTTCGGCCGCATTGATGTGCTGGTCAACAACGTAGGCGGCACCATCTGGGCCCAGCCTTACGAGCACTACAGTCCGGAGCAGATCCAGAAGGAAATCCAGCGCTCCCTGTTTCCCACCCTGTGGTGCTGCCGGGCGGTGCTGCCCTACATGGTGGCGCAGCAGGGCGGCGCCATCGTCAATGTGTCGTCGGTGGCCACCCGCGGCCTGATGCGGGTGCCCTACGGCGCCGCCAAGGGCGGGGTCAACGCCATGACCGTTAACCTGGCGTTTGAATACGCCGAACACGGCATTCGGGTCAACGCCACCGCGCCGGGCGGCACCGAGGCGCCGCCCCGGCTGACCCCGCGCAACAACGAGGCTCAGGGCGAGCGCGAGCAGCAGTGGTACCAGACCCTGGTCGAGCAGACCAAATCGACCAGCCTGATGCACCGCTACGGCACCCTGGACGAACAGGCCGCGGCCATTTTGTTCCTGGCCTCCGACGACGCCAGCTATATCACCGGCACCATTCTGCCGGTGGCCGGTGGCGATCTCGGCTGATAAACCAACAGGGCTGCCCGAGGATGGGTGGCCTTTTTTTTGCCCGCAGGGGCCAATCCGACTCCTGGATTAAGGAAAAACACGGAGTAATACCCGATGAGACAAGTAGATGTAAACCAGACCATAGACAACGCCAGCTTTACCCCCTTCCACTGGAGGGTGTTGTTCTGGTGTACCCTGATTATCATTTTCGACGGCTACGACCTGGTCATTTACGGGGTGGTGCTGCCGTTGCTGATGGATCAGTGGCAACTCAACCCCTATGTGGCCGGCCTGCTGGGCAGCAGCGCCCTGTTCGGCATGATGTTCGGGGCCATGGGCTTTGGCATGCTGTCGGACCGGCTGGGCCGCAAAAAAACCATACTGATGTGCGTGGTGCTGTTCAGCCTCACCACTGTGCTCAACGGCCTGGCCAGCAACGCCTGGCAGTTTGGCCTGCTGCGCTTTATCGCCGGTCTCGGCATTGGCGGCGTCATGCCCAATGTGGTGTCGCTGATGAGCGAATACTCGCCGAAGCGAAGCCGCAGCACCCTGGTGGCACTGATGTTCAGCGGCTACGCGGTGGGCGGCATGATGTCCGCCGGTCTCGGTATCTGGATAGTGCCCAACTACGGCTGGGAGGTCATGTTCTACCTGGCCATTGTGCCCCTGCTGCTGCTGCCGCTGATGATCAAATTCCTGCCCGAGTCGGTGGCCTTTCTGATGGCCCAAAACCGCCAGGAAGAGGCCCGGGTACTGCTGCAGAAGGTGGCGCCCCAGCAACAGATCACCGACCGGGATGAGCTGGTGGTGCCCAAGGTCGAAGTGAAGAAGGCGCCGGTGCTGGAGCTGCTGCGCGGCGGCCGTACCCTCAGCACCCTGATGTTCTGGACCGCCTTCTTCTGCTGCCTGCTGATGGTCTATGCCCTGGGCTCCTGGCTGCCCAAGCTGATGTCCGCTGCCGGTTACGAGCTGGGCTCCAGTCTGATGTTCCTGATGGTGCTCAACATCGGTGCCATCGTCGGTGCCGTGGGCGGCGGCTGGCTGGCCGATCGCTTCTCGCTGCGCTCGGTGCTGGCCAGCTTCTTTATGCTGGCTTCCGCCTCCCTGGTGCTGCTCGGCTACCCCCACCCCATGTGGCTGCTGTACAGCCTGATGGCCGTGGCCGGCGCCACCACCATCGGCTCGCAGATCCTGCTGTATGCCTATGTGGCCCAGTTCTACCCGGCCGACATCCGCTCTACCGCTCTGGGCTGGGCGTCGGGCATCGGCCGTAACGGCGCCATCGTCGGGCCTCTGTTGGGCGGCACCCTGCTGGCCCTGGCGCTGCCGCACCAGATGAACTTCCTGGCCCTGGCGATTCCCGGCGCCATCGCCACCGTCGCCATCGCCTTGGTGGGCCGGCGCGTTGGCGCCAGCCAGCCCGCCGCTGAGGCCGGTGCGGCGACCCAGGGCTAAACCCTGGCGGCGATGATCATGGCCCCGGCCTTGTGCCGGGGCCATACTATTTCTCTTGTTTTCACAGGAGCCGGATATGACCTCTTTTGTGCGTGATCTGTCGCTGCCGGCGGTGGCCGCCGGCTTTCTGGCGGTGCTGGTGTCCTACGCCGGGCCGCTTGCCATCTTCTTCCAGGCCGGCGCCAGCGCCGGCGTGCCCCCGGCCATGATGACCTCCTGGGTGTGGGCCATTTCGATTGGTGCCGCCGTGTCCGGCATGGTGCTGTCGTTCTGGCTCAGGGCGCCGGTGGTCACCGCCTGGTCGGCCCCGGGCACCGCCCTGCTGGTGACCCTGTTTCCCGACTTGTCCCTCAACGAGGCGGTGGGCGCCTACCTCACCGCCGCCGCCATCACCCTGGTGATCGGCCTGTCCGGCAGTTTCGACGCCCTGGTGCGCGCCATTCCCAGGGGCGTGGCCGCCGGCATGATGGCCGGCATCCTGTTCCAGTTCGGGGCGGGCGCCTTCACCGCCATCGACGGCTCCCCCGCCCTGGCCCTCGGCATGCTGGCCGCCTATCTGCTGGGCCGCCGGTGCTGGCCCAAGTACAGCCTGATCCTGCTGTTGCTGACCGGCATTGGACTGGCGGTGGCGCTGGAAGGGGCCTCCCTGGCTGGCCTGCGCTGGGAGCTGGCCACCCCGCAGCTGATCAAACCGGAATGGTCGCTGGCCGCCACCCTGAGCCTGGCGCTGCCGCTGGTGCTGGTCAGCCTGTCTGGCCAGTTCCTGCCGGGCATGGCCATCTTGCAGGGCGCCGGCTACCGGGTGCCGGCCCGGCCGGTGCTCG
This window contains:
- the catA gene encoding catechol 1,2-dioxygenase, with product MSVKTMHTQEVKELLEKVAGLNQTGGNERVKTIVHRVMHDVFQIIEDLDITPEEFWNAVYYINDLGKNGEAALLAPGLGMDKYLDIRMDAEDEQAGLAGGTPRTIEGPLYVAGAPVSEGFARMDDGTQDGETMILTGVVTDENGKPLPNTLVEIWHADLKGGYSYFDKSQSEYNLRRSILTDAEGRYTAQSIIPSGYGCPPEGSTQALLNQLGRHGRRPAHIHFFVSKPGHKHLTTQINLAGDEYTYDDFAFATREELVCDAVRIEDAAAAEQYGLNKPFTKVEFNIQLVVSDKPEHQQRHERKRALEA
- a CDS encoding Rieske 2Fe-2S domain-containing protein; protein product: MTRQLDRLENKIRHAVEADAQSGHYRCDRSIFTDQELFDLEMKHIFEGNWIYLAHESQVENPGDYFTTTVGRQPVVITRTKDGELRALLNTCSHRGATLCRKKRGNKTSFTCPFHGWTFKNDGQLLKARDQKKGGYPDSFSTDGSHDLKQLPKFESYRGFLFGSLSADVQPLREYLGETTKIIDNIVDQAEDGLEVLRGSSTYTYEGNWKLTAENGADGYHVGTVHWNYLSTMSQRNYEKGGTEAVDAKSWSNEGGFYSFDNGHMMLWTRLTNPQVRPVYNHLQRLEQQLGAARADAIVNTTKNLCLYPNVYLMDQFSTQIRVLRPISVNKTEITIYCWAPKNEPAADRAKRIRQYEDFFNVSGMGTPDDLEEFRACQNGYQASGLKWNDMSRGAAHWIQGPDAGADAIGLKPILSGAKPEDEGLYVTHHQHWVKEMLQAVETERARMISITEQEASE
- the benB gene encoding benzoate 1,2-dioxygenase small subunit, coding for MSMSFEQIQAFIHREARLLDDRQWDQWLQCYHEDVMYWMPAWDDEDQLTEDPQTEISLIYYPNRKGLEDRVYRIKTERSGASSLPEPRTTHLTTNLEILEQEGTTVKLRFNWQTNSHRYNQTQSFFGTSFYTLDTSGEQPVITEKKIVLNNDYINQVIDIYHL
- the benC gene encoding benzoate 1,2-dioxygenase electron transfer component BenC, with translation MSYNIALNFEDGVTRFINCNPGETVLDAAYRNQIKLPMDCSDGVCGTCKGSCRQGNFDLGDDYIDEALTEEEVAEGKVLTCQMVPSSDCVVEIPAPSTLCKTGQVEFGGTLAEVNLISPTAIELKVNADQEIPFLPGQYVNIKVPGSEESRAYSFSSRPGSRELSFLIRNVPGGLMSSWLVGQARAGDRLSLTGPMGVFYLRPVARPVLMLAGGTGLAPFLAMLEELKVKGCDQPVHLIYGVTNDDDLVGIEALERFAAEIEHFSFKTVVASPDSAHPRKGYVTNHMEDAPLQHGEVDVYLCGPPPMVDAVLGYFREQGIQPTSFHYEKFSPSVAAVAEQVA
- the benD gene encoding benzoate diol dehydrogenase BenD: MSARFTGRVMVITGAAQGIGRRVAERAAAEGARLVLADLADYVHELAAALEQQGTEALAVQADLETWDGAETLMTKAHERFGRIDVLVNNVGGTIWAQPYEHYSPEQIQKEIQRSLFPTLWCCRAVLPYMVAQQGGAIVNVSSVATRGLMRVPYGAAKGGVNAMTVNLAFEYAEHGIRVNATAPGGTEAPPRLTPRNNEAQGEREQQWYQTLVEQTKSTSLMHRYGTLDEQAAAILFLASDDASYITGTILPVAGGDLG
- a CDS encoding MFS transporter; this encodes MRQVDVNQTIDNASFTPFHWRVLFWCTLIIIFDGYDLVIYGVVLPLLMDQWQLNPYVAGLLGSSALFGMMFGAMGFGMLSDRLGRKKTILMCVVLFSLTTVLNGLASNAWQFGLLRFIAGLGIGGVMPNVVSLMSEYSPKRSRSTLVALMFSGYAVGGMMSAGLGIWIVPNYGWEVMFYLAIVPLLLLPLMIKFLPESVAFLMAQNRQEEARVLLQKVAPQQQITDRDELVVPKVEVKKAPVLELLRGGRTLSTLMFWTAFFCCLLMVYALGSWLPKLMSAAGYELGSSLMFLMVLNIGAIVGAVGGGWLADRFSLRSVLASFFMLASASLVLLGYPHPMWLLYSLMAVAGATTIGSQILLYAYVAQFYPADIRSTALGWASGIGRNGAIVGPLLGGTLLALALPHQMNFLALAIPGAIATVAIALVGRRVGASQPAAEAGAATQG